The Lycium barbarum isolate Lr01 chromosome 12, ASM1917538v2, whole genome shotgun sequence genome includes a region encoding these proteins:
- the LOC132624589 gene encoding uncharacterized protein LOC132624589 has product MEKIENVDIQVKEYLDNAGREKWARLYSLVNRGWTMTSNIAECINGKLVAARELPFFIFLKKLGRCLGDGIAQIGNIVEASTEYVYTVNDGPRHFIIDLKKKTCSCRMFQMDEIPCSYVWAVLKSKNLTADAYCSGLFKPSTVVNTYDVPIDPLPDERVECSNSHIG; this is encoded by the exons ATGGAAAAGattgagaatgttgatattcAGGTAAAGGAATATTTGGATAATGCTGGAAGGGAGAAATGGGCTCGGTTGTATTCACTTGTTAACAGAGGATGGACGATGACTTCAAATATAGCGGAATGTATTAACGGAAAACTAGTAGCGGCAAGAGAGTTgcctttttttattttcttgaagaAGTTAGGAAGATGTTTGGGAGATGGAATTGCACAAATAGGAAATATC GTTGAAGCATCAACTGAATATGTTTATACGGTGAATGATGGACCGAGGCATTTCATAATtgatttgaagaagaaaacttgCAGTTGCAGGATGTTCCAAATGGACGAAATACCATGTTCATATGTCTGGGCTGTATTAAAGAGTAAAAATCTAACGGCTGATGCATATTGCTCAGGCTTATTCAAGCCAAGTACAGTGGTGAATACGTATGATGTGCCGATTGATCCACTTCCCGACGAGAGAGTGGAATGTTCCAACTCACATATTGGATGA